Below is a window of Zygosaccharomyces rouxii strain CBS732 chromosome C complete sequence DNA.
AAGTGTTACAAGCATCTTGATCTTCGTTACCTGCAGCCACGGCAAAGTTGAGACCTGCAGCCACGGCAGCATTAACGGCTTGGTCCAAAGATGGcgatttaccaccaccaagagaCATGTTAGCGGTAGAGCCCTTAAAACCTGGCTTTTTCTGCTTAACAGCATTCTGGTGATCTTGTGCAGCCCATTCGACACCTTTCAGCACATCAGACATGGACCCAGAACCATTAGATCTCAATACCTTAACGGCAACGATATCTGCACCTTTAGCAACACCATAAGTGGAAGAACCAATTGTACCAGCACAATGGGTACCGTGACCGTTACCGTCTTCGTCTAGGTCGCCGGCAGGAATGGTTTTCCCCCACTTGGCTCTACCACCAAATTGGTTGTGATGAACATTAACACCAGTGTCGATAACGTAACTGGTGACACCAGAACCACCTTGTTCGTCGTACAAGTATTTGTTGTAACTACCCAGGTTCAATCTTTCTCTATGAGAGATACGTGCCAACCCCCAAGGTGCACCATTCTCAGTATCAGCTTTTTGAGTGTACACAACTGAGTCCTGTTCCACCATTTCAATCAATGGGCTCATACGAATAACATCTAAAACTTTGCTTGGGAAATAACCAGAATAACCCATCAGCATACCGTTGATGTCAAAAGTATGGTCAATGCCACCGAGTGGTGAATCGTACACGCCATCAAGCCTAATACCTTCGAAAAATGAATGTTCTTCAGGTAATTGAGAAACCTCTTGCAAATGAACTTGTTCGATTAATTCTCTGTGAAAACCGATTTCTTGAGGGTTAACACCCTTCTTAAACAAAATAATGTAACGGTTTTCCAAAACGCCAAGGGTGTCCTCTGGAACAACCAATGGAGCAAAACGGTCCTGAACTTCTTGTGTTAATTTAGAAGCAAAAACTGCGAGTTCATCCTTGCTAGgtcctttttcaaaagacgTTGCTACAACGCTTTCTCCGTTGTTAACATCATCTGTACGCTCAGGTCTCTTTTCATACTCGTTAGAACCGGTTAGTTCAGGAATAATTAACGCAGATCCTAATCCAGCTAAAGTGGCAACCGGAATAACacttttttgaaacttcattttttaaattggtatatttttattttaaaCGGGAAGGTAAGTTAAGTTGTATGTTGTATTGGATTGAGAAAAGGGGCTACTGCTTCTTGTATTGCTAATAGCCCTTGATAATCTCGAGGGCAAACTAAGAATaaagagagaaagaaaaactATTATCTCCAGATATAAGTAAAGGAAACGAGGTAAGGATAACTATGATTGTTTTCTCTCCTCTTATATATAAGTTTTCTCGGGTTAAATTGCCCCCGGTGGTATCTCCCCTTACAAGACCCGTCACCCGGACCGCGGCTCGTCTTTCCCCTCCCCTATTTCCTTCGTGCAGTAGTAAAATGACACCCCTTAAATTCGGGTGAAAGTCCATGCTGTCTCAGAAATAAACCACTAAGAGAAAGTTACCGCATGCGAGCTGTGACGTGGGTGCGACAATCAGCTTTTGTCTCTACGTGCCCCATCAGCCACAGCGGTGTTCGTAGGGTTATcatcaaaagaaaataatacGATACGATGTGATATGATATGATATGAAAATATAGGGGAGCGAATGTAATAATAACATCAGCAGTAGAAAAGGGGGGTAGCAAGAATCTCGGCGGTTATCGACATAACGAGCACAATGACTAATACCTTCTCGAATTGCTGGTTTGCAATAGTAAGATAATATCACTTGTAAGAATATACGATAAATCTAAGTACTTTAGATGTTCGTGTTCTAACTATCGTTAACCATGCCAATCACTCGTTACACTATGTTTCAGTGTCGTGTGTGGCGTTGCTATCCTATACTACTttgtaataataaaaatatcTATTTACCGCGGTTTAAGAATTGGAATGTTTTTGCTGTTTGTGATAATGGTATCTTGTTTGTTATCTTTGTTTTTTGCTGGTCCTTTAAACTTTATCTTAACCATTACGAATTTATGGTTTAGGACCGATCATGTGCTCAGGAACCACCCAATGGTCGAATTCTTCTGCCGTTAAAATGTTTAGTTGTAGGGCAGATTCCTTTAGAGTAATGCCGTTCTTGTGAGCGTTCTTTGCAACCTTAGAAGCAGCATCGTAACCGATCTTAGGGTTCAATGCGGTAACAAGCATTAGAGATTCATGTAACAATTTGGCGATATTTTCCCTGTTTGCTTGAATACCATCAACACAATGGACACGGAAAGAATAAGAAGCGTCACTTAACAAATTGATGGAGCTTAACAAGTTAGAGATCATCACTGGTTTGAAAACGTTCAATTCAAATTGACCAGATGCACCAGCAAAAGTGATGGCAGAATGGTTACCAAACACTTGAACACAGACTTGGGTTAGGGCTTCATTTTGAGTTGGGTTC
It encodes the following:
- a CDS encoding uncharacterized protein (similar to uniprot|P09232 Saccharomyces cerevisiae YEL060C PRB1 Vacuolar proteinase B (yscB) a serine protease of the subtilisin family involved in protein degradation in the vacuole and required for full protein degradation during sporulation); protein product: MKFQKSVIPVATLAGLGSALIIPELTGSNEYEKRPERTDDVNNGESVVATSFEKGPSKDELAVFASKLTQEVQDRFAPLVVPEDTLGVLENRYIILFKKGVNPQEIGFHRELIEQVHLQEVSQLPEEHSFFEGIRLDGVYDSPLGGIDHTFDINGMLMGYSGYFPSKVLDVIRMSPLIEMVEQDSVVYTQKADTENGAPWGLARISHRERLNLGSYNKYLYDEQGGSGVTSYVIDTGVNVHHNQFGGRAKWGKTIPAGDLDEDGNGHGTHCAGTIGSSTYGVAKGADIVAVKVLRSNGSGSMSDVLKGVEWAAQDHQNAVKQKKPGFKGSTANMSLGGGKSPSLDQAVNAAVAAGLNFAVAAGNEDQDACNTSPASASGPITVGASTLSDDRAYFSNYGKCVDVFAPGLNILSTYIGSDSSTATLSGTSMASPHVAGLLAYFLSLQPGSDSEFDAGSSISPDQLKKKLLAFSTKDVLSDIPSGTPNLLIYNGGGGDLSGFWGSKEVAQELEFNEKVDLELHDLVDELGSKTDAVFGQIRGLMDRLDII